The following proteins are encoded in a genomic region of Sandaracinaceae bacterium:
- a CDS encoding sterol desaturase family protein — protein MKSPLVGATDVYGASVSSPPNDPISVPAPVHPATAIVYPGALALTAAAGMYASASAWPPKEVFAAMAAAGLLLALVVQLALPYRMPAGAWWRKAPNDIVHTFLSNMLPGSAMEALLVGGLFAASTRITALLGTAPWPTDQPWVLQFALALLLVELVYYVMHRLLHRVDAFWHFHAVHHSATELYLFASSRHHLVSVTINRAAQFCALGLLGVPSEVTAPLSGMILANSWLQHCDVRLETRWLDGLLVTPAVHHFHHHRDYDLSNTNFGGALVLWDRVFGTFHRPQGELPASYGFEGIRENYVVQLAYPFRTLIAGSTDSAPLPPAPEG, from the coding sequence GTGAAGAGCCCTCTCGTCGGCGCGACGGACGTGTATGGTGCCAGTGTGTCGTCTCCCCCCAACGACCCAATCAGTGTGCCCGCTCCGGTGCACCCTGCCACGGCCATCGTCTACCCAGGCGCGCTCGCGCTCACGGCCGCTGCGGGCATGTACGCGTCGGCTAGCGCCTGGCCTCCCAAGGAGGTGTTCGCGGCGATGGCCGCAGCGGGCCTGCTGCTAGCCCTCGTGGTGCAGCTGGCCCTGCCGTATCGCATGCCGGCGGGTGCGTGGTGGCGCAAGGCCCCCAACGACATCGTCCACACCTTCCTGTCCAACATGCTGCCCGGCTCCGCCATGGAGGCGCTGCTCGTAGGTGGCCTCTTCGCGGCGTCCACACGCATCACGGCGTTGCTCGGTACTGCGCCGTGGCCAACGGACCAGCCCTGGGTGCTGCAGTTCGCGCTGGCCCTGCTGCTCGTGGAGCTCGTCTACTACGTGATGCATCGGTTGCTGCATCGTGTGGACGCGTTCTGGCACTTCCACGCCGTGCACCATAGCGCCACCGAGCTGTATCTCTTCGCGTCGTCGCGGCACCACCTGGTGAGCGTGACCATCAACCGGGCCGCCCAGTTTTGTGCGCTGGGCCTACTAGGGGTGCCCTCGGAGGTCACCGCGCCGCTGAGCGGCATGATCCTCGCCAACTCGTGGCTGCAGCACTGCGACGTGCGCCTCGAGACGCGGTGGCTGGACGGCCTGCTCGTGACTCCCGCGGTGCACCACTTCCACCACCACCGCGACTACGACCTCTCGAACACCAATTTCGGCGGCGCGTTGGTGCTGTGGGACAGGGTCTTCGGCACGTTCCACCGTCCTCAGGGCGAGCTTCCGGCGAGCTACGGTTTCGAAGGCATCCGCGAGAACTACGTGGTGCAGCTCGCGTATCCATTTCGCACCTTGATCGCTGGCAGCACGGACAGCGCGCCGCTCCCCCCAGCACCGGAAGGCTGA
- a CDS encoding MFS transporter: protein MSLVGAALALTWANLSVVAPLWHELGELLRLDETAMGAVGGVGGLAMLLSMPLWGRLTDRFDARAVLIAGQVMAGVAFAVWGAAIAWLAHAGASPQLNFALTAGLRAVASFAVGGAAVASLPLVAALGRSAPAQAIARFGAMSSVGLVGGPAFVALAPGLASTTRLELLGALTAASGLAAMRLPRPTAHPDHGASAVEPLPWRYLGAMLLGLFVVNLGLALVDFGSSYYAVDVLGLVGADAAWTSGVGLTVAAVASGGAQAVLGGRSGWRVGATVAVSGAALLVGMLLLLAARTAPLAWLGYAVAGVAHGLAMPALQTALLAVVPPRSHGRASSGSSAALGLAYIVGPVLAGLLHGFHALGTVACCALLGGAILAQAPWVSRSVQRGAAAVAAGEGGP, encoded by the coding sequence GTGAGTCTCGTTGGCGCCGCTTTGGCGCTGACATGGGCCAACCTGAGTGTTGTTGCCCCACTCTGGCATGAACTCGGTGAGCTGCTGCGGCTCGATGAGACGGCGATGGGAGCGGTTGGCGGCGTGGGCGGGCTCGCGATGCTGCTCTCGATGCCTCTCTGGGGCCGCCTGACGGACCGCTTCGATGCGCGCGCCGTTCTGATCGCGGGCCAGGTCATGGCGGGCGTGGCCTTCGCCGTCTGGGGCGCTGCGATCGCCTGGCTCGCCCACGCTGGCGCTTCTCCGCAGCTCAACTTCGCGCTGACCGCCGGCCTCCGAGCGGTCGCCAGCTTTGCCGTGGGGGGCGCCGCCGTGGCGTCGCTGCCGCTGGTGGCGGCGCTTGGCCGCAGCGCCCCTGCGCAGGCCATCGCGCGCTTCGGTGCGATGTCGTCGGTGGGCCTCGTGGGCGGGCCCGCCTTCGTGGCCTTGGCTCCGGGTCTCGCGTCCACCACGCGGCTAGAGCTGCTCGGAGCACTCACGGCGGCGTCGGGGCTCGCGGCGATGCGCCTGCCGCGTCCGACCGCACACCCGGATCACGGCGCGTCTGCGGTCGAGCCGCTGCCGTGGCGCTACCTCGGCGCAATGCTCCTCGGGCTCTTCGTCGTGAACCTGGGCCTCGCCCTGGTGGACTTCGGTTCCAGCTACTACGCGGTGGACGTCCTAGGTCTCGTTGGCGCCGATGCGGCGTGGACCTCCGGGGTGGGCCTCACGGTGGCCGCGGTCGCCAGCGGCGGCGCCCAAGCGGTCCTCGGCGGTCGCTCTGGCTGGCGCGTAGGCGCGACGGTCGCGGTCTCGGGTGCCGCCCTGTTGGTCGGCATGCTGCTGCTCTTGGCCGCGCGGACCGCCCCGCTTGCCTGGCTCGGCTACGCGGTCGCGGGCGTGGCGCACGGGCTCGCGATGCCCGCGTTGCAGACAGCCCTGCTCGCGGTGGTGCCGCCGCGCAGCCATGGGCGGGCCAGCAGCGGGTCCAGCGCAGCGCTCGGCCTCGCGTACATCGTCGGTCCGGTGCTCGCGGGCTTGCTGCACGGGTTCCACGCGCTGGGCACCGTCGCGTGCTGTGCCTTGTTGGGGGGCGCAATCCTTGCACAAGCACCGTGGGTGAGCCGGAGCGTGCAGCGCGGCGCTGCGGCCGTCGCGGCGGGAGAGGGTGGTCCGTGA